GTTGTGCTCTCCTAGCTAACATAGAGGTTGGTTTGTCTCTGGTTCACTTTATGCGGTTCCTGACTCTCCATGCTGCTGTGTTTTTCCTTCTGTTGCTGCACTTGGTCCAGCTCATAAGCTGGGCAAACCCTTCCTCAATGTAACCTGAATGCCTATTGAGATTATATAAATCAAAAAGGGAGGAAAAGGCAGTGGAAAACAATAATGAAAACATtgaagtaaaatataactttaatGGCGTCTAACATTAAAATGATAAAAAGGCTaattattaaaaatgtataataCAAGAACCAAGAAGGATGAATATCCACCAATGACTGTGAGGTCCCCTAATCCACACTCTGAACAGATTTTATATTTATACTCCACCATGCCCAGGTATTGATATGTTATAACTTTGTCAAAATTGTCAACATTTATAGTGCGTAGGTATACCTTCCCCTAGTTCATGAACCAAGGTAATACATATCACCACTAAAGTATAATGTCAACATTAATTTCTGCAGACAGCCAAAAGCTAGACATGAATTGTATTATCCTTGTATGGGCTATCTACACCACACCCAAGTATTGATGTGTAATGAGTTGTGCACAAATAAGAAGGGCTTCAAATCTATTCATACTATGCAGTTAGATGCTGCAATTTTTACTGACAGTTAAACTTAATAGTCAACATGTATAGTGTGTAAGTATACCTTCCCATAGGTCATTAGCCAGAGTAATATATATCTCCAGCTCAAAGAATGGCAATTATAGTTATTATTCACTGACCTTTCAATATAACCTAACTCAGGAAACTCTTACATCACTGCTATGTATCCAAAGAAGATGCTACTACcatacagattattattattattattattattattattattattattattattattcattttatacatagcaccaacatattccgcagcactgtacagatTGAGGCAATACATCAATTAACCCTTTCTCATCCCTCCATAAAGTTTTGTCTGTGAGCTTAATTCTGTGATCTCCATGTAAAAAGCCGTGGAGTGAATGAAAGGGAGAGAAGTCTCATAAGTGGAGTAGGAAACAGATTtcctaaataagatatattacatagtttcttatattcacttgttcaTTTAAGCTTTAAACCTAAAAGGAATGCAAAGTAATCTTACCCAGATATGCTGTATTGTGTATTTTCAAGTTCTGAAACATTTCCTTCCAGCTGGTCTTCAAGAACTTCTATTTGGATCCTTTGTAGGGTGCTAACATCACCAAATGTGACTGTGCTGCACTGGTACACCCCAGCATCAGATTTCTGTAGATTTGTCATATTGACTGTGATTATACCCTTATAATGATTGTCTGATATTAAGGCGCTGACATTTGCTTTTTTAAACGTGGACCAATATGGCTGAGCACCAACAATAAGCTGACAAAAGCCCAAATCATCTTCTTTACACCATATCTTCTTCTTCCAACGATCTGCACGTTGCTGATACGGACAAACAACATTAAGTGTTTCTCCTAGTTGTactgaatatacagtaatatcCTTTTCCAGACAACAGCCTGATATACCTGGTGAAAGATAAACACTATTTCAATCAAACAATATGGAGATTATCTGATCTGTGCAACTGACCATTTTTTTAGAgagatgaaataaaataaaatattcttaCATAGGGATATCATATTACTTAAAAAGGAAAAGCAGGAAAATAACTTGCAGATAAAATAGGTCTTTCATAATAATTGTTGAATTGAACTAATGTCTTATCAAGTTACTCAAAAGCATATTAATGGCGTATAGCCAGTGAGCTATATGTAAAGCATAAAGACGGAATAATTTACAATAGTTTTGGTATGTTAGAATAGTTTCTTTCTACTGTGATCATACTACTCACAATCTACAAGTGAAAACTCAATCTGCAAACATTCTATCTAACAATAACAATGCATCTAGGATTCATAAGAAGGGCTCTTACCCAGTAAAAGTATGGCAGCCGTGACTGGTAAGTATTTGTCCTGCATTCCTGCAACGTACATTGAAACAAACCTACAAGATCCTCTTCCTTTAAACAATGAAGTTGCAAACACAAATTGTGCCGTCTTTCTACCAAGGATTGTGAAACTGATTCAGCTGGAGGTATTTTTATCCATACTTGCATACATAAGCCATGTGTGGTGAGGTACCATCGTCCTAATGTACAACAAGAATATGTGGCAATTTCCTGAGTtccaatttttattaaagttacagtaacatatatagtaatactgtCAGGCTGTCAATGACATAAGTCCATTTTTCtcgtgcaatgtttttttttcaactaaaTAAAATCATCACTAGAAAGTTCTTTGTTCTGTTCCTTcatttatttgtacatttttgtTATGTCTCCCCGTAGAGgtcttttttctaaactgaataaccccaagtttgtgaatctatcattgtactccaatccaccaaTATTCTTGGCACCCCTTCTTTACACTCTCTTTGGTTcaattatgtctttcttgtatattgggtccaaaaactgcacaaaatagtCTACGTGCGGCTGTACCAGTTGTCACGATTGTGTCTATGCCCAAGCAACCGAATACTGAATGCAGCGTGCACCTCTATGGAAAAGAGgtaggaagtagagatgagcgagtagtattcgatcgagtaggtattctattgaatactatggtattcgaaatactcgtactcgatcgaatactactagctgtttgaagttaagattcgatgcagaaccagcggctggattcttctccctgcgcagcttccccgcgtcatcttccggctctgaattcactctgccaggcatcgggcctgggcagagccgactgcgcatgcccgcttgtagtgcggatatgcgcagtcgtctctgcccaggcccgatgcctggcagagtgaattcaaggccggaagatgacgcggggaagctgcacagggagaagaatccagcccgaccctcactcatggacttggtaagtagaatttgattgaatgttgcgtacccctgaaacgagcatttccccccatagactataatcgggtttgaaacctgttcgaacagtcgaacagtgtgcggctgttcgaatcggatttcgaacctcaaacattttagtgttcgctcatctctagtaggaagcTTTCCCTGGCACTACaacagctgactaggccctgaCTGAAGGTGTTGGTTGGCttttcccaagctaagcttggtcccgtcaacttctggctctctaaacacgaagacctattggataggtagggagagagctgaaagaggctagggactggggatactaaaggTGGTCACAACTAGTGAAgaacaggtgcagctgcaaacagaaacaactaggACGGGATGTACTGGGAAACAAGCACGCagcacaacataaacacacaacaggagtatgAGGGAAGGaacagtgtcaggcaaccagaaaatgtAGGACAGGTGTTGAGTAGAAGTGTAGAGGGAAAAACAGACTCttacacaaggcaacactcacaccgcttCCAAATCAGTTCCTTAACTGTGCAACTTCCACAAGTAACTCCTCCTAACTGAGCCACGAATTCAGGTTGGTAACAACAAAAACCGGCAAAGACAGAAGCCAGCCCTCTGCCTTATATAGGCCCCGGGACAATCTGATAGGATGATGAGTATgacaaacacctgaggctcaaatcAAAGAAATCTCAAGTGCACACTGAAGGCAGATACTCAATGCCCAACCTAATAGCTTAGTGGTAAGAAAGCCACAGAACACCGGGTCAAATCTCCAACCAAACccgtccaaaaaaaaagacaaattttattaaagtactcaggtcctggcaccagtgatttgtatagaggcataactatgttcttatcatgagaatctagacctctttgaTTTATCTcataattttatttgctttggcagcagcagcctggcactggtcactaaaggtaagcttgctgtccactaaAATCCCCAAGTATTTTTCATTTGCAGACTtactcagtaatttactattaattacataataattcattttatttcGTCGACTAaagtgcataaccttacatttgtctatattattgagcgaacactgttcgatcgaatacacgaatacacgaggcaaacgcagtaaaaattcgtatcccctcccaccttccctggcgtgttttttgcaccaataaccgcgcaggggaggtgggacaggaactacgacagatgctacatctgccagctctcctacatcgggctgtgcgctcagctcaactactccggagtagttgagctgagtgtgcagtatcggacactactacctgggagatgaagcagagctgggattttaaagacgatcctattcactacacagcatgtagtccaaaaattgtttacatttttggaccccacgctgtgtagtgattaacccccctcccccctccgcttacctgcagctccctgttcttcttggtccggtccgatCCTCTGtctggtcttcagagcgccctgcccccctctcccacgactagtattatagagaaggcagggcttaggagagtgtggatgggtactgggcagggagacgtctccccgcccagtacccgcccacactctcctaagccccacccctctcccaactagtattatagagaaggcggggcttaggagagtgtgggcgggtactgggtggggagacgtctccccacccagtacccgcctacactctcctaagccccaccttctctataatactagtcaggggagaggggggcagggcgctctgaagaccggacagaggactaGACCGAACCAAGAAGAACGTCtctcacaggacgtctgtgtatcagcgtaggcggcgtgatgacaccgcctacactgatacgtagatgtctgaaccagcgcaaggacaGCGgctgctctccttgcgctggttgtgagggggaaaaaaaactgcccgggctgccacccccctcccccccggaccGCCACCCGAAGCGGGCGcttcacatcgcctcattagaggtgcggccctgcctgACCGTATGTGGGGTGGAAGGAAACCAAACATCAGGGACGAGCAGAACTGGTTCTTATATAAAAGCAGGTATTAAGGGGGAGACTTACAAGGTGGGTTCACAGAGGACAAAGACcaatccaaaaaaaaaccaaacccagaGGATCAAATAAACCATTTGAAGATCGTTTTGAGAGTGGTCGCCATCTATGGGGTAGCAACTGATTCTGAAGACCTCTAATGTGGAGATTATTCCATCTGTTATGGTTTTCAATGTCGTCCACATGAGACTGAAGAGAAGGAATATGAGAATTGTGCAACTggactgtgtcctggagtgaaACGGTTGTCTATAATGTCTTCGACACTGATTTCTCCAGGGTTTCAATTGATCACAAGGAAGAATGTTCAGACTGAAATTTGTTGATTTCCTGCTTGCATTCAGCCACTATGAATCTAGAATATTCTGCCATATCAGAGTGAGACAAAGTGGAACTTAACAACATCTGAATATCCATAATAGTTTTGGGACGAGAGAAACCAGAAGCAGGAATTTTGCCAGCGGTAGGTTCCTGGGTGGCAGGACAGAAGTTATCACCCAGTGAGTTTTTGGCAGCATTTAGAATGGAAGGAGGGGAAGGTTGAATCCTAAGGAGCTGCGGTATCCCCAAGGGCAGTGTGTCGAGTAGGGCCACTGAGACACTGAGGCCTTTACAGTCTTCAAAAAGGAAGATTCAAGCCCAAGGCTCTTAAAGAGACAGCCTGAGACAAGGAATACCAGCTGTCAGCACTTTGGACATTGTcccaggaggagcagtggagtCCATTGATAGAAGTTGTTGTCCCAGCACCTACTACCCTTGTCAGGACTTCCCTGGAGTACACCCCCAGTATCTGCTGCTGGAGAAGGCTGAGGAGTGGAGATAGAGTTGGAGTGGACTATGGCACCAGAGCCTGAACATCACTGGACATCTCCCAAGACAAAGGCTGAGGGAGTTGAATACTGGGAAACTACATCTCTCATTTGAAAGCTGCAGCTGAGTAAAGTTCAAACCTGTTTCAACTGCACAACTTCCTTCCTAACTCGTTCCTGcaattaccatcagggcccttccaaacaccatcacaccggtcttagagtagagaggtcccctctcctacTGGAAGTGCCCCAAGGGAAACTACTACCACCCCCGTTAGGTAGTACAGCAGGCCCCCATCATTGGTGTCCAGACTAGGACCAAAGCTAGGGAGAGTGATTGAGTGTACTCGGCCTAATTGATGGCACATCatccgccactactactcccatcctctggttccaTCCATCTGGGCTGCGGGACCTGTGAACTGAATATCATGTTCTGACAAGATGACGTCAGGTGTAGAGCTGGGGGGCCCCTGGCGGCAGAGGAAGTGGAGGAGGCCATGGGCAGGAACAGTGATCAGTGAGTTAAAGAAGCTATTACTGACTGGACTAATGAAGGCAATAAAAACCTTTTATATAAGAAGGGGGTGGGTGGGGCAGTAGCCCCCCTAAAGTAACAGGCTTCACTGTGGGATTCAATGGATTCCAAGTGGGCGATACGTATAGAGAATAAAGTTAACATGTCATTTATAGATTTCATAATGTCATTTTTTGTAAACCCCCACTCACCAGAAAGAATAATAAAAGTTTTTCAATGCATATTATGTAATTCAAAAAAGTTCCATTTTAAAACACAGCCTGTCCTGGCAAGCCATAATATGGCTaagtcaatggaaaaataaaaaagttatggctctcagaaGACAGGGAATAAAAAAGGTTAAACAGCATACTTAAATGACCTGATTTATGCTAGGGGCTCATAGTGGTACTGGCACTTATTGCAGGAACAGTTTTAGATtttaataggtcattagtatAGGGGTGGCATACGCTATTCATTacacctgtattaccccactttACTTCTTTACTGTCTCCGCTTATTCTTGAACCATATATTGTGGACCGGGCGTACTAATCTTCAATACTGGTGAGTGACATGGTTTCATTTCCTGGAGGCCGCTGTGTCTCACATTTTTGGTTCTTTTGACATGTTCACCTATTGAAgcctatgtatatgtataattaTTTTGGTCGTTTATGTGTTTTTTATTGGCAGgtattaaaggttatattttaataatatatttaataaaatatatatttaaataatatatttaataaaatattttaataattatTCCATTTGGAATTTGGCACATTTTGGGAATAATTTtcattacattatattgtatatgttttGGAATTTCCAAAACCTGTATAATCAAAGAAGTCATCTGAGAGAAAGAGATCCAAATCAACATGGAGACTCTCATTGTATGGTTCATTGGGTTTTTCCATAATCAAAACATTGTGTTTGTCACATTAAATTCTGAACCAGTTTGCTGCGGCATTTATGGAGACCACTGTAAGTACCAGTTCCACACGTGTCCAGATGGCTTCTGTACACTCTCAGTCTACTTCATGTTCTCTGCCAGTGCCACAGTTTCAAGAATCAGAAGTAaaagcagcagcatcagcagtcAGCACAGTATTTAGAACATGATGAACCAGAATTATTTTATCTTTCAGTGCCAACCAGCCCCATAACAGGCATTTGAAACCTACCAGCTTCACCAGCAGGTAAAGTTATAGCTAAAGTGCACCTATAGTCCAGAAGATAACTGTGACCCCACCGAATTCTTGgccaataggttagagcagtggaaggagtTGGCCTAGTATGCCATGGGAGTTTTATGTTGTCAAGTGTCAAGAGTAATGGCCTGGGGGGTTTTCAGTGCTGTGAGTGGCATTGTAACACCTGTGTTACAAAGTGTTAATCTACATCTAACTTTACACTGCAAGCATGGAATAAAATTACTTTTGGCAAAACTAATCAGGCATAGCTTCATAAGTATTTTCACTCACTTTCCCTTCTTTTGAAATTCACTCTCTGTCCACATCTAAACTCCAAGTGGCTGTTATGTACTGACCCCTGGGCTCAGCCACTGCCTTTACTGACCACTTCCTTACTTGGCTTCTTTACTTATTCTCATCCGACATCTCCATTATCATCATGGGtgaatactagggttgagcgatcgtgttcggaaaagatcggattccgatcagcgatcgagaaaatttcacaatcaccatcggaattccgaacacgatctttttatgtgggatcgagatcggtgatttttcccacaatgcattgcttagccttcacactgaatatacgctgtatatacagtgtgaaggctacgctgcagttccataggaatgaatggaagcagccaacacacaaccttaaccccctgcgtgccggctgcctccattcattcaaatggaaggctaaactaaatctctagcagctacttacctctagagatggctgctccggtgccctccttcttcttgccttgctgccctgcctcccaggttagtgtttaaagtgctaggtaggctgagcttgtggcttagtgtgggcgggtacagggcggggagacgtgatgtctcccctcccagtacccgcccacactctcctaacccgcccacactctcctaacctggcagggagggggcagcgaagaaagaaaagcagcgtggagcagcagtgaggcgaagaatgaaggcacggggaaCAGGactagccatctctggaggtaagtggacaccaggggggactaagtagccagaggattaaaaaaaatcctctggctactttagtgattcactacacagcgtggattctaagaattaataaaaaaatcccattgggatcggaattgggattgagatcgggttcgaatgaaaaatgatcggaaatcggattttaaaatctatcctgaaaagtcaagatcggctcaaccctagtgaatacAACATCCCCATTAAAATACGCGAATTAAACCCCTGTCACTTGCCTCTTTGTTCAGCCTCTCTCAGTGGTCATCTACAGAAAGACACAAAAAGGACACATGCTAGACTTCATTTCCACCTGACTATGTTCTGTAAATAACCTCTCAAACACTCCTGTACTTTTATCTGACCACAGCTTGTTTCAGCTGCCCCCCAACCCCCCAGTCCAGAAGTGAACCATAAACATTTAGACATTCACAAACTCTCTGACTCTCACTTTTACCACTCTCCAGCCCAATCCTCTATTCATGAAGCAGAAGTAGCTGTCACTTTCTGTAACATCACTGCTATTACTCTGTTCTTGAATGTGTAACCCCTTTCACCTGTGAATCAACAGGCACACCAATCTAACTAAACATTTTAGGAAAACTGCCAGGAGTGCCTAATGGTGATGGATCAAACAAGCAGTGttggtttttaaaggggttttctggtcccaaattaaatattcatactgatgacctatctacacACCCAGACcttgcacagatcatctgttctagcagcctctgaGTGTAGAGGGCAGCGTGTGCAGCACCACATCTATTGTAGTAATAGGAGCGGAGCAGCAGCCCTGTCGAATGCGTAGAACTGTAGTGCCgcccct
This sequence is a window from Leptodactylus fuscus isolate aLepFus1 chromosome 2, aLepFus1.hap2, whole genome shotgun sequence. Protein-coding genes within it:
- the LOC142193703 gene encoding triggering receptor expressed on myeloid cells 2-like, encoding MYVAGMQDKYLPVTAAILLLGISGCCLEKDITVYSVQLGETLNVVCPYQQRADRWKKKIWCKEDDLGFCQLIVGAQPYWSTFKKANVSALISDNHYKGIITVNMTNLQKSDAGVYQCSTVTFGDVSTLQRIQIEVLEDQLEGNVSELENTQYSISGSPSETQIPMLLVIIGSSLISCKLLVLGLIYIWWKKHESLYSTSEDHEPYSMVVFPGDSVTDHSVPNDREDYDDYPQYINYVHTGHLNQAHGRQ